Proteins encoded by one window of Thermobaculum terrenum ATCC BAA-798:
- a CDS encoding DUF2085 domain-containing protein, which produces MFSSITLVKTNRYLLAGTIASALLLVVLLGSSFLDQAKIFHVLRWLHSGLDYHPDNSHSIMLGGFPSVVCARNTGIYVGTLTVYFWSLLSSRTRLFGFPSLRISIILASFVVLMAVDGFNSLAHDLGISTPYKTTTLTRLGTGLLMGTAAGCFLVPVLNGMLWKESSNKPFVDNTRSLAGLLCMQVPLFLIVALKLDFFALPLALVTTMATIVLFTTINLIFIVAIFNRLNKARNLLDILPEISISVLLSLGELSITAILVPRFLLGLG; this is translated from the coding sequence ATGTTCAGCTCAATTACACTGGTCAAGACCAACCGCTACTTGTTAGCGGGTACTATAGCTTCAGCACTATTACTTGTAGTCCTGCTGGGATCCAGCTTCCTGGACCAAGCCAAGATATTTCACGTGCTCAGGTGGTTACATTCGGGACTAGATTACCATCCAGATAACTCCCACTCAATAATGCTTGGAGGATTTCCGAGCGTAGTATGTGCACGTAATACAGGCATTTATGTAGGCACTTTGACCGTATACTTCTGGTCTTTACTCTCCTCGAGAACCAGGTTGTTCGGTTTTCCCAGCTTGAGGATCTCTATAATCCTGGCGTCTTTCGTAGTGCTAATGGCCGTAGATGGCTTCAACTCCTTAGCTCATGATCTAGGCATATCCACACCCTATAAGACCACAACGCTCACTAGGCTTGGTACAGGACTGCTAATGGGAACGGCTGCTGGATGCTTCTTAGTACCAGTCTTGAATGGGATGCTTTGGAAGGAATCTAGCAACAAACCTTTCGTGGATAACACCCGTAGCCTAGCTGGTCTATTATGCATGCAAGTCCCACTATTTCTAATAGTAGCACTGAAGTTGGACTTCTTTGCTTTGCCGCTCGCCCTAGTAACAACTATGGCGACTATTGTTTTATTCACCACTATCAATCTGATATTCATAGTAGCTATCTTTAACAGACTTAATAAAGCGCGAAACCTATTAGATATACTTCCTGAGATCTCGATTTCGGTCTTGCTCTCCCTTGGAGAGCTGTCTATAACAGCAATACTTGTCCCCAGGTTTCTGCTTGGGCTTGGATAA